The genomic interval tgttcgttgggcatgcttccaaacaaaaactttgctaggtcttactttcgggggaggccttatatttaacaatttagcaaaatctctactaggtcttattttctggggatgtcttattttaggggaaacagggtatatggattaatgtccagggtgggagaaagaacccttgtctgtttgaagcaagtgcaaatgttgcaattagtaagCTTGACTAGCCATgaagtagccatgaagctgcaaagtcaatcagtgagggtatctacgtagaggtagcctggcctgtgttgcctggaggcatcctctgtttgggtggTGTTCACTGGCACttggttgtttgctgtctggagttctcctgtttctgagtgctgTTTATTAGTTACTACCttgattctggttttttttttaatactggtaactagattttgttcattttcatggtttcctccagaGATATCAATAAGGCACAGATATCGATATCAAAATGCTACAAGAATAGTATCaatagaaataaaacaattcaGAAACAATTTTCAGTGCTCATTCTCGTGTTAAAGTGATTCGAGATTGTCGATGTTGTCACACaaacttaaatatatatatgttatacaCATTTAATTGTCTGTATTCATAAAACTGTGTGTCTGTATTGATAAGTATATTCCTTACATTACCTGGTTGGGACTGTTAGGAAAATACTCATCAATACAGGCATACTGTATTATGAATACAATTACATTTGTATgagaacatatatacagtagtgtctcacttatccaacataaacgggccggcagaacgttggataagcgaatatgttggataataaggagggattaaggaaaggcctattaaacatcaaattaggttatgattttacaaattaagcaccaaaacatcatgttatacaacaagtttgacagaaaaagtggttcaatacgtagtaatgctatgtagcaattactgtatttacgaatttagcaccaaaatatcgcgatgtattgaaaacattaactacaaaaatactccagataatccagaacgttggataagtgagactctactgtatttaagttTGTATGGCAACCTTGACATCCTAGAATCACTTTAACACGAGAGTGAGTACTGaaaattgttttgtttctatGGATACCATTCTTGTAGCATTCCtccagaggtagcctggcctctgttgcctggaggcaaccCAGTAGCATCTTCCCCAAAGTCAGGCATCGGCTGGAGAAagccaactccaaaactctacCATTCATcagtttgtggctattataacgTGAGCACAGTCTGCAGCCCAGGACGGTTGCCGTAGTCCAGAACATTGCTAGATTGGGGAGGGTTGTCATAGAGGAATGGGCTGTCCCCCTTGCACACGCCTTGCTCTGTTCCGCTTCACCTCCTGGCCCGGCCCTTGTGGCCACCTCGCTGTTCGGAACCTCTTTTCACTTCTGCATAGATCACCTCCCCAGGTGGCTCAACTTCCTTCCTTCGGTGGAAGTTGAGGTCGACGTAGGTCACTTCGCTGGCTTCCCGGCTCAGGCGAGGGTGCTGCTGGGAAGGAAAAGGCAACAGAAAGAAGGCTTCAGAGGGTCCGTCTACACATGTCGTAAAACCCAGAAGAAACCGGGATCAAAGCAGAACGGGGTGGCTCAATGACATTTTGTGAAAATGCAGCCTGAATCAgctggaaaacacatgtttcAAAGGTGCACGTGAAACCcgaatctggccaaacaatgtgCACATTTGCATGACTGTATTTCTCAGCAGTCATGGGAAATATGTGACTTCATTCTGACATGCTGGTGTGCACTGTTCCAGCGCATGTGTGCATTTTAATAGCCTGACACCAGGATCAAAGGGGAACGGGGCGAATCAATGACATTTTGTGAAAATGCGAGCTGAATAGGCTAGAAAacacgtgtttaaaaggtgcacttgAAACCCGATTCTGGCCAAACCATGTGCACATTTGCATGACTGTATTTCCCTGCAGCCATGGGAAATATGTGACTTCATTCCGACATGCTGGTGTGCACTGTTCCAGCGCATGTGTGCATTGTAATAGCCTGACACTGGGATCAAAGGGGGATGGGGTGAATCAATGACATTTTGTGAAAATGTGGGCTGAATCGGCTGGAAAacacgtgtttaaaaggtgcacttgAAACCCGATTCTGGGCAAACAATGTGCACATTTGCATGACTGATATTATATcagtattattactgttgtaaaaCCTtcgttttaacttctgttttatcatcttcttgtgttttaaactgtgtatattgttcatgtatttgcgctgttacttttgtaacattgtgagccgccccgagtccccacagggagatggtggcggggtataaataaagttttattattatattattattattatgactgtaTTTCCCTGCAGTCGTGGGAAGTATGTGACTTCATTCCGACATGCTGGTGTgcactgctccagcacatgtgtgCATTGTAATAGCCTGGCACAGCTGATCAGGGCTGTcaaaacaaatggagccatgggCGCACAGCTGGTTCAACGGAAGCAGAAATGGGAAGCAATTGCAATTATTTCAGGCCTGGTAACCCCAATCCCCCTCCCCCTTTGCTTTTCATTCTGCAAAATCTTAGTTTTTATTCTAGGCCTCTTGCCCTGCCATATGTCTTTGGTTTCATCTTTTTTCCATTGTTAAAAAGGTAcgttatttattataatttggatgttttgaaaaacaaacagcatTTTGATAGCTGATTCCTTTCCCAACAGGGACAATTTTGATGTGCTCCATCTTTGTAAATCCGATTTTTATTGATTTCTATGTCTTTTCATAATTGTCTTGAAACAGTGTCATATTTTTCTTTGAGAGTgttattcctaagtattttactttgttccaaattataatcctgatatttctttttgctttctcttctctttttcggttatttttttgtaaaaacttTAGTTTTGTGTTTGTTGGTTTTAAAACctatttccccaaattcctctCATGTATGTAGtaaattttctgttttctgttggGTCTTCTATTATAACCACTAGATCATCTGCAAATACTCTCAGTTTGatagtttaatttttaattttcaaccctttggtttttttcctcctcttttatcTTTGTTAATAACACTTCAAACATCAAGATGGGTAACAATGGGGACAGTGGGCATCCTTGCCTTCAGGCCCTTTTGTATTTTACATTCTTTAGACAATTCTCCAGTCGCTAAAATTTTGGAGGTTTATGTTTTGTAAATTGCTGTAATCcattttgttatgtttattccaAATTCCATTTTTCTCTAGAGTTGCAAATAAGAGCTCCCAATTTaagttatcaaatgctttttctgcaCCTAGTGCTGCTTTACTtgtgcttggctactctgctgctgaatacgaatgcccagtgtggaataataataataataataataataataataataataataataataatagtaataataatatttttctgccctgccaccatctcccaaaagggacttggggcagcttctAAAGCActtgtaatgtaacaatacatatggTGCAATAAATACGGATACATAAATATCAAAGGGaaacataattcacatcatcaatacataaaaatACCACCGTAAAaccaatcaaccctaaaataaaatgtcatggtaattatagacataaaatgaataacaaccatTTCTCAGTGAGAAAACCAGTGGGTCTACAGTTTGACAAATATGCGTTGCCAAACATTCTGTTGAGGGTTTGACGCAGAATGTGCTGTGAGGACATTTCCCACCTTTGGGTTGGTTTAAGAGAGGGATTTTGGGGGGCACCAAAGCCCCACCTGACCCCAGACAACCGCCTTATGACACCCCAGCCATCCGTCTTACCTTTCTGTCTTCCTCGGTTACTGTGTCTGATGGGACGCCTAGAAAGAGAGGAGAAAAGCATGAATGAAACTTACTCTATTTACTCGAAtcgaatgctcacctttttgggctGAATGATGTTGCCAAAAtcagggtgcgcattagattcgtgCAATGTGGTCATCTTGGTATCTGAAGCTCTCTCATCTAATggctatggctcaatgcgatgtTGGGAGTCTaccgaaattgggagggcagatatctgttttcagttCGGGGCcccgaaagatccattttctattggaCCATTATGCTATAGGACATTTTGCAATGTTTTTCAATAAGTATCAAATTGAGTTGCAACCAATTCTgcctaatttgtggcagccacaaaaacaatgaggttctggagcagaacaactcCTTTCGAAGTCAAGACTgcaaaattaaacaagaaataacactttcaagccaggaacagaactttttgTGGCATAGTGTGATtttcttctgaactttatttgaaAGCCGATATTCTCACAGCAGGGAGAACTCTGATGAAGAAAATAAATGCACAACGTTTACCTTCCGCTCTCTTCTTTTTGTATCTCCTCCATCCCAAGAAGCCCAGCAGCAGCAAAAGCAAGAGGATTCCGGCTCCGGCTCCGGCTCCGAGTGCGAATCCAGTCCCGCTTCCAGTTTCATTATTATCCTCCAAATCTGAAGGCTTGATTCGTTTTGCTTCAGAAACAAAAGAAAGGCAACCCTTGAATCTCATGTCATGGAAAATTTGAGCCTTGAAAAATATGCAGCTTCTGTGTTGTTTGCATGAGGAGCAACCATTTTTGGAATGGATGCAAGTCTTGGggtgcttttttgtttttagcTCAATGCTTTCTCCCTAGAGTTTCTTTTCCACTGAAGACTAAGAAAAGTACTGTTCTCCAATTCTGATAATCCCACTTCTTTGGGAGGCACATGATGCGCTATCATTGAGCTCTGGCTTTTCTCTGCTCGTCTCGCAAGAGCCAGAAATGGAAAACTTCCTCCACTTACCAGTAACAACAAGGCGGCATCCGCGCCCCGATCCCGACCGGTTTCTTAAGCTGCTCCCGACCTCGCATTGGTAGAACCCCGAATGGCTCTGCTCCAGATTCATAAGCGTGAGAGAGGTCTGTCCCTTTTCCAGATCCTGAACTATTGCACATGAATCAGATTTATTGCTGAGCTCAGTTGTATCTTTGCGCCACCGAACATACATGGTGCTGAGGTTGGCGACGGGCCTGAAATGGCAGTCCATGGTGACATTTCCCCCTTCTGTTTGCTCCAGGTCTGCTTCCGGAGTCTGGTTCACCATCAAGTCGGTGATCTCTGCAGAAGAAGACGGCTCATCCGTTAAAGCCATTGCCTCAGTTATTAGGTTGTGCATACAATGAGAGACAGTCCGGGCACATCTCTTTCATAACAGTCTACTACCAAAGAAACTCAAGCCTCATctgtcttctaacttctaacattggcttccgtacttaaacagactcaagcctcaactgtcttctaactcctaacactggcttctgtgctttaacagactcaagcctcaactgtcttctaacattGGCCTCTGTACTTAAACAGACTCAAGCTTCAattgtcttctaactcctaacactggcttttgtgctttaacagactcaagcctcaactgtcttctaacattGGCCTCTGCGcttaaacagactcaagcctcaactgtcttctaactcctaacactggcttctgtgctttaacagactcaagcctcaactgtcttctaacattGGCCTTTGTACTTCTAACATTGGCCTTTGCGCTTAAACAGACTCAAGCTTCAAttctcttctaactcctaacactggcttctgtggtttaacagactcaggcctcaacaGTCACCAAACCAGATACATGGCCTGCAGTCCTTCCCACTGCTTTAAGTACATGAAGCGAAGAAAACTGCAAACTAAAGAAGACATACaccaacacatttttaaaacagacaaaacattaaatagaggaggcttgaaaaggttgctatttccaacaaggcACCTCCGACAGATAGCCTTTGAGCCTCtgtaataataatggcaataataataataataataataataataataataataataataataataggagcagccCCAGGGGccgtccaatccaacccccttctgacatGCAAGGCAATATATCCCAAGGTAATGTATTCCACTCTCAAACTATGGGATATACAGCCTTCTGCCAGAGGCAATGCTTTTAATTCCCTTCTTGGCCATGACCTTGGGAgcgtcacatactctcagccccagaaagacATGGCGACCTTACGGTGAACCTaaggttgagatttctgggattgAGAGTGTATGACTCACCCAATGTCAGGTCAGAAACAACTGGAAGGCACACTGCCACAACCACCACCATCCATCTGCATTAGAAGAACCAATGAGTCAGCAGCAaatgtattcatatatatatatatgtatgtatgtatgtatgtatgtaattgtGATCCTTGAGAGAAAAAAGAGGCTCAGGGAGGGAGGAAATGCAGAAAGCTAGCATGCAAAACAGCTGAGCTAGCCTTCCTCTGACCCGTTCTCCGGCCCTTCCTTCGTGACTCAGTTCTTCTTGCAAGGTTGGTTCCTCAAAAAGGACAGTCCAGCAAGCCTTGTCAACGCACAATTGGATTCTCATTTATATCAGAAATGAAATGGATTTCACCTTTGGAAAGTAGACTCCCATTCCTCAACATCGGGTTGGAttaggtggcctttgggggtctctttcagctctacgATTGTGGGGTTGATTAATCTGCCTTAATGGCTCTGTTATGGCACCAGAGATTGCAAAATGGCTTCATTTCAATGGATAGtattgatccccccccccaatttaactTTGTGGGGTTGCTTTTGAGATTTGTACCATTCTACTTGTgtttacaacaataacaacaacaacaacaacaaacacctgGACCATACccgtcataagatatactgctggcatcataaactggactcaggtgaaactggacaatttggacagaaaaacaagaaaactcatgaccattcatcattcgctacaccctcgcagtgatgttgaccggctatatctgcctagaaggtctggtagcagaggactcttacaagtaaaacaagcagtcgaagaagaagaacatgccctggcagaatatgtaaagcaaagtgaagaacctgcttggattgaagTCAATCATTGGAaatttctcaaagcacagcagacaaagaatcagtacaagaaaaccgcactacaaactagagctgacagctggcacaacaaaacattgcatggacaggtccaaaattgaaggaaaagctgacaaggagaagacct from Anolis carolinensis isolate JA03-04 unplaced genomic scaffold, rAnoCar3.1.pri scaffold_9, whole genome shotgun sequence carries:
- the LOC103282188 gene encoding titin isoform X3, whose amino-acid sequence is MCCKFQGNISGRWYFNWYHNGNGQSANSSRIPIIPGKGTQVSNLTLITGTGNENKPLANSSHIHIITDKDSQVSNLTLKRVDIDDSGTYLCRSGNSDVKFVSDGTEVIVREITDLMVNQTPEADLEQTEGGNVTMDCHFRPVANLSTMYVRWRKDTTELSNKSDSCAIVQDLEKGQTSLTLMNLEQSHSGFYQCEVGSSLRNRSGSGRGCRLVVTAKRIKPSDLEDNNETGSGTGFALGAGAGAGILLLLLLLGFLGWRRYKKKRAEGVPSDTVTEEDRKQHPRLSREASEVTYVDLNFHRRKEVEPPGEVIYAEVKRGSEQRGGHKGRARR
- the LOC103282188 gene encoding uncharacterized protein LOC103282188 isoform X1; translation: MERVLLPWLCIVSLFSGSLGSSLIQTPSSWNVLEGTTVEMCCKFQGNISGRWYFNWYHNGNGQSANSSRIPIIPGKGTQVSNLTLITGTGNENKPLANSSHIHIITDKDSQVSNLTLKRVDIDDSGTYLCRSGNSDVKFVSDGTEVIVREITDLMVNQTPEADLEQTEGGNVTMDCHFRPVANLSTMYVRWRKDTTELSNKSDSCAIVQDLEKGQTSLTLMNLEQSHSGFYQCEVGSSLRNRSGSGRGCRLVVTAKRIKPSDLEDNNETGSGTGFALGAGAGAGILLLLLLLGFLGWRRYKKKRAEGVPSDTVTEEDRKQHPRLSREASEVTYVDLNFHRRKEVEPPGEVIYAEVKRGSEQRGGHKGRARR
- the LOC103282188 gene encoding uncharacterized protein LOC103282188 isoform X2, with protein sequence MERVLLPWLCIVSLFSGSLGSSLIQTPSSWNVLEGTTVEMCCKFQGNISGRWYFNWYHNGNGQSANSSRIPIIPGKGTQVSNLTLITGTGNENKPLANSSHIHIITDKDSQVSNLTLKRVDIDDSGTYLCRSGNSDVKFVSDGTEVIVREITDLMVNQTPEADLEQTEGGNVTMDCHFRPVANLSTMYVRWRKDTTELSNKSDSCAIVQDLEKGQTSLTLMNLEQSHSGFYQCEVGSSLRNRSGSGRGCRLVVTAKRIKPSDLEDNNETGSGTGFALGAGAGAGILLLLLLLGFLGWRRYKKKRAEGVPSDTVTEEDRKHPRLSREASEVTYVDLNFHRRKEVEPPGEVIYAEVKRGSEQRGGHKGRARR